A window of Rufibacter sp. LB8 contains these coding sequences:
- the guaB gene encoding IMP dehydrogenase: MQSHAPNLLFEALTYDDVLLLPAYSEVLPKDTNTSTQLTRNIKVNIPLISAAMDTVTEADMAIAMAQEGGIGIIHKNMSIKQQAELVRKVKRSESGMILDPVTLHQDATLGEAIAIMKEHKIGGIPIVSADKKLVGIITNRDLRFEKNYSVKVSEIMTKDRLVTAPKGIELDKAEDILQEYKIEKLPVVDENGVLAGLITYKDILKRKHRPYACKDEFGRLRVGAAVGVTPDVLERVGALVEAGVDVISVDTAHGHSKGVLEAVTKIKKAFPNVDLMAGNVATAEGAKALADAGADAVKVGVGPGSICTTRIIAGIGVPQLSAVMEAARGLEGTGVPVIADGGVKFSGDIVKAIAGGASTIMIGSLLAGTEEAPGDMQIYEGRKFKTYRGMGSIEAMGEGSKDRYFQDAEDDVKKLVPEGIVGRVPYKGLAGEVLYQLVGGLKAGMGYCGAPDIETLKKAKMVKITGAGLRESHPHDVQITREAPNYSR, translated from the coding sequence ATGCAGTCTCACGCACCCAACCTGTTGTTTGAAGCCCTCACCTACGACGACGTCCTTCTCTTACCGGCTTACTCTGAGGTACTTCCAAAAGATACCAACACCTCTACCCAACTCACGCGCAACATCAAGGTCAACATTCCGCTTATCTCGGCGGCCATGGACACCGTGACCGAAGCCGACATGGCCATTGCCATGGCCCAGGAAGGCGGCATTGGAATTATCCACAAAAACATGAGCATCAAGCAGCAGGCCGAACTGGTACGCAAGGTGAAACGCTCAGAAAGCGGCATGATTCTGGACCCCGTGACCCTGCACCAAGACGCCACCCTGGGCGAGGCCATTGCCATCATGAAAGAGCACAAGATTGGCGGCATTCCCATTGTGTCGGCAGACAAAAAGCTGGTGGGCATCATCACCAACCGTGACCTCAGGTTCGAGAAAAACTACTCTGTGAAAGTGTCTGAAATCATGACCAAAGACAGGTTAGTCACCGCGCCCAAAGGCATAGAACTAGACAAAGCCGAAGACATTCTGCAGGAATACAAGATTGAGAAACTGCCCGTGGTAGATGAAAACGGTGTATTGGCCGGGTTAATCACCTACAAAGACATCCTCAAAAGAAAACACCGCCCCTATGCCTGCAAAGACGAATTCGGGCGGTTGCGCGTAGGTGCCGCGGTGGGCGTAACGCCAGACGTGCTGGAGCGCGTGGGCGCCTTGGTAGAAGCTGGCGTTGACGTGATTAGCGTAGACACCGCCCATGGCCACTCTAAAGGCGTGCTGGAAGCCGTGACCAAAATCAAAAAAGCGTTCCCCAACGTAGATTTAATGGCCGGCAACGTGGCCACCGCTGAAGGTGCCAAAGCCCTGGCAGACGCCGGCGCCGATGCCGTGAAAGTGGGCGTGGGCCCGGGCTCTATCTGTACCACGCGTATTATTGCCGGTATTGGCGTTCCGCAGTTATCGGCGGTGATGGAAGCTGCCAGAGGCCTGGAAGGCACCGGCGTTCCCGTGATTGCCGACGGCGGCGTGAAATTCTCCGGTGACATTGTGAAAGCAATTGCGGGCGGCGCCAGCACCATCATGATCGGTTCTTTGCTGGCCGGCACAGAGGAAGCCCCCGGCGACATGCAGATCTACGAAGGCCGTAAATTCAAAACCTACCGCGGCATGGGTTCCATTGAAGCCATGGGCGAAGGCTCCAAAGACCGCTACTTCCAGGATGCCGAAGACGACGTAAAGAAACTGGTGCCCGAAGGCATTGTGGGCCGTGTGCCCTACAAAGGCCTGGCCGGCGAAGTGCTTTACCAATTGGTGGGCGGTTTAAAGGCGGGCATGGGCTACTGCGGCGCACCAGACATAGAAACGCTTAAAAAAGCGAAGATGGTGAAGATTACCGGTGCCGGTTTGCGCGAGAGCCACCCGCATGATGTGCAGATTACCCGCGAAGCCCCCAATTACAGCCGTTAG
- a CDS encoding DUF5615 family PIN-like protein produces MKLLANENFPKASVLALRKHGYDVLSIGEDNPSIQDDEVINIALKEERLIVTFDRDYGELVFKKGFKPTKGIIYLRFNTFAPAEPAEIVHKLILSQKFDFDRHLTVVDNNFVRQRKY; encoded by the coding sequence ATGAAGCTTCTAGCAAATGAAAATTTCCCTAAAGCTTCTGTTCTTGCTCTAAGAAAGCATGGTTATGATGTTTTGTCAATTGGGGAAGATAATCCTAGCATTCAGGATGACGAAGTAATTAATATTGCCCTTAAAGAAGAACGACTCATAGTAACCTTTGACAGGGACTATGGAGAATTGGTTTTTAAAAAGGGTTTTAAACCGACAAAAGGAATTATCTACTTACGATTTAACACTTTTGCCCCTGCAGAACCTGCTGAAATAGTCCACAAGTTAATTCTCTCCCAAAAATTTGACTTCGACAGGCATTTAACAGTAGTTGACAATAATTTTGTAAGGCAACGGAAATACTGA
- a CDS encoding DUF433 domain-containing protein — MNWQQHIIEDENILVGKPTIKGTRLSVEFLVGLLAQGWSEAQILENYPRLQKEHLQAMFLYVQDCFRDGLMYKRTNVD, encoded by the coding sequence ATGAATTGGCAGCAACACATTATAGAAGACGAAAATATTTTAGTTGGTAAACCCACTATCAAAGGCACCAGACTTTCAGTAGAATTTCTGGTTGGCCTTTTAGCCCAAGGTTGGTCAGAAGCACAAATACTTGAGAATTATCCGCGCCTTCAGAAAGAGCACCTTCAGGCCATGTTTTTGTATGTACAGGACTGTTTTCGGGATGGATTGATGTATAAAAGAACAAATGTTGATTAA
- a CDS encoding rhodanese-like domain-containing protein produces MLPEITPQQLKTRLDNQENLQLIDVREPKEWAICNLGGTLIPLADLPKKAAELDKNATTVLICHHGFRSAQALLFLQQRHGFTNLLNLKGGVHAWALEVDPAFPVY; encoded by the coding sequence ATGCTTCCAGAAATCACGCCCCAACAGCTAAAAACCCGCCTAGACAACCAGGAAAACCTGCAACTCATTGACGTGCGCGAACCCAAGGAATGGGCCATCTGCAACCTAGGCGGCACCTTGATTCCCCTGGCAGACCTTCCCAAGAAAGCCGCCGAGCTGGACAAAAACGCCACCACCGTTTTAATCTGCCACCACGGGTTCAGGAGTGCGCAAGCCTTACTGTTTTTGCAGCAGCGCCACGGGTTTACCAATCTGTTGAATCTGAAAGGCGGCGTACATGCCTGGGCGCTGGAAGTGGACCCGGCGTTTCCGGTGTATTAG
- the pnuC gene encoding nicotinamide riboside transporter PnuC produces MEYFSEWGIYKISEWVGFVTGLLCVWLAARQNVWTFPIALISAAFYVAVFFDALLFADMGLQVMFGVLNIYGWYLWLFKNGERVERPVTNTTKTQWLWLLVLTPAFGFGLGRYLDVTTSADIPYWDAGTTAVSLAAQWLMSRKKLENWLIWLVVDIIYVPLYLYKELYLTAVLYAIFVPLAWYGYRDWKKTQLGKTTAA; encoded by the coding sequence ATGGAGTATTTTTCTGAGTGGGGCATTTATAAGATAAGCGAGTGGGTGGGCTTTGTGACCGGCCTGCTGTGCGTGTGGCTGGCGGCCCGGCAAAACGTCTGGACCTTTCCCATCGCGCTTATAAGTGCGGCTTTTTACGTGGCCGTGTTCTTTGACGCGCTGCTGTTCGCCGACATGGGCTTGCAGGTCATGTTCGGGGTGTTGAATATCTACGGCTGGTACCTGTGGCTTTTCAAAAACGGCGAGCGGGTGGAAAGACCCGTGACCAACACCACCAAAACGCAATGGCTATGGCTGCTGGTACTCACGCCGGCGTTCGGGTTTGGGTTGGGCCGGTATTTAGACGTGACCACTTCGGCAGACATACCGTATTGGGATGCCGGCACCACCGCCGTGAGTTTGGCCGCACAGTGGCTCATGAGCCGAAAAAAACTAGAGAACTGGCTTATTTGGCTTGTAGTAGATATCATCTATGTGCCGCTGTACCTGTACAAAGAACTCTACCTCACGGCCGTGCTGTACGCCATTTTTGTGCCGCTGGCCTGGTACGGGTACCGCGATTGGAAGAAGACGCAGCTAGGAAAAACCACCGCGGCGTAA
- a CDS encoding DUF2490 domain-containing protein: protein MKKFLFLALTFCLFTLTEAFAQNNRRHDTNYNGWYMFSGTHKLTDKVGLHTEFQWRRYQIIKANQQYMPRVALTYNLSDKASVAAGYAYVHTYPYGDNPASEEFPEQRTYQQLQLKDQQGIFGLQHRFRLEQRWIKFAGTDTYAYLNRVRYQFKATLPLQGPTVEDKEFYLSFYDEVFVNFGPKVTNNIFDQNRASAVVGYRFHKDANLEVGYLHQHVAQRNGIWFENNHTLQVGVTYNLDFRKKETTPVP from the coding sequence ATGAAGAAATTTTTATTCCTTGCCCTCACTTTTTGCCTTTTTACGCTTACAGAAGCCTTCGCCCAGAACAACCGCCGGCATGACACCAATTACAACGGCTGGTACATGTTTTCGGGTACGCATAAATTAACCGATAAAGTGGGCCTGCACACCGAGTTCCAGTGGCGCCGCTACCAGATCATCAAGGCCAACCAACAGTACATGCCGCGCGTGGCGCTCACCTACAACCTCTCAGACAAGGCCTCAGTGGCGGCGGGCTACGCCTACGTGCATACTTATCCGTACGGCGACAACCCGGCTAGTGAAGAATTTCCGGAGCAGCGCACGTATCAGCAATTGCAGCTCAAAGACCAGCAGGGCATTTTTGGGTTACAGCACCGGTTCAGGCTGGAGCAGCGCTGGATCAAGTTTGCCGGCACAGACACGTATGCTTACCTCAACCGCGTGCGCTACCAGTTCAAAGCCACGTTGCCGCTGCAAGGCCCCACGGTAGAGGACAAGGAGTTTTACCTGAGTTTTTATGACGAAGTGTTTGTGAATTTTGGGCCGAAGGTGACCAACAACATCTTTGACCAGAACCGCGCGTCTGCCGTGGTGGGCTACCGCTTTCACAAAGACGCCAACCTAGAAGTGGGCTACCTGCACCAGCACGTGGCCCAGCGCAACGGCATCTGGTTTGAGAACAACCACACACTGCAGGTGGGCGTGACCTATAACCTGGACTTCCGGAAGAAAGAAACCACGCCTGTGCCGTAG
- a CDS encoding AAA family ATPase: protein MLTIAITGPESTGKSTLAAQLAHHYHADWVPEYAREYLHQLGRPYEASDLEQIARGQKERWAQAAAQTPRLLFLDTEMLVLKIWSEHAYGICPGYIVDELRQQKADLYLLLNVDLPWEPDPQREHPHLRPFFYSWYKRELETMGVPYVEISGSAQERLLNAVQAVDHLLSDQTSAPLL from the coding sequence TTGCTCACCATCGCCATTACCGGACCAGAAAGCACCGGCAAGTCCACGCTGGCAGCCCAGTTAGCCCACCATTACCACGCAGACTGGGTGCCCGAATACGCGCGCGAATACCTGCATCAGTTGGGCCGTCCGTACGAGGCCTCTGACCTGGAGCAGATTGCCCGCGGCCAGAAAGAGCGTTGGGCGCAGGCCGCTGCGCAAACCCCCAGACTGCTTTTTCTGGACACCGAGATGCTGGTGCTCAAAATCTGGTCTGAACACGCCTACGGCATTTGCCCGGGGTATATTGTGGACGAACTCAGGCAGCAGAAGGCAGATTTGTACCTGCTCCTGAACGTGGATTTGCCCTGGGAACCAGACCCGCAGCGCGAGCATCCGCACCTTCGGCCTTTCTTTTACAGCTGGTACAAGCGCGAACTGGAAACCATGGGCGTGCCGTACGTGGAGATTTCGGGGTCTGCGCAGGAACGATTGCTCAACGCCGTGCAGGCCGTGGACCACTTGCTTTCAGACCAAACCAGCGCCCCACTTTTGTAA
- a CDS encoding aldose 1-epimerase family protein — MSSQITMPQTTYLENEFVRLGVHHHGAELCSLVKKDTGVEYLWQADAAFWNRHAPVLFPTVGRLPQNQYLHQGNTYSLPQHGFARDLPFDLVEESAQQLVFELKATPETKAVYPFDFVLRILYILEGHTVRVTWQVHHAGEGEMLFSIGAHPGFNVPLLPGAGFEDYYLKFSQPETLSRYLLDQATGLFNGQTEPVLDNMALLPLRYRLFEKDALVFKDFKSARVTLKCDQHPHFVQMEFSGFPYLGIWTKCAGAPFLCLEPWHGLAGSVGQPLELSEKEGIHSIGAKETFEAHYAITIG; from the coding sequence ATGTCATCTCAAATCACTATGCCGCAGACCACCTACCTTGAGAATGAATTTGTGCGCTTGGGCGTGCACCACCACGGCGCCGAACTTTGCTCGCTGGTGAAGAAAGACACGGGCGTGGAGTATCTGTGGCAAGCCGATGCTGCTTTCTGGAACCGTCATGCCCCGGTGCTGTTCCCCACGGTGGGCCGGTTGCCGCAAAACCAATACCTGCACCAAGGCAACACCTACAGCCTGCCACAGCACGGCTTTGCGCGGGATTTGCCGTTTGATTTGGTAGAGGAAAGCGCGCAACAATTGGTTTTTGAACTGAAGGCCACCCCAGAAACCAAAGCCGTGTACCCGTTTGATTTCGTGCTTCGAATTCTGTACATCTTAGAAGGCCACACCGTGCGCGTGACCTGGCAGGTGCACCACGCCGGCGAAGGGGAGATGCTTTTTTCCATTGGCGCGCACCCGGGCTTTAACGTGCCGCTGCTGCCCGGCGCCGGCTTTGAAGACTACTACCTGAAATTCTCCCAACCAGAAACCCTCTCGCGCTACCTGCTGGACCAAGCCACCGGCCTGTTCAACGGCCAAACCGAACCCGTGCTGGACAACATGGCGCTGCTGCCGCTTCGGTACCGTTTGTTTGAGAAAGACGCCCTGGTGTTCAAAGATTTCAAGTCTGCCCGCGTGACCTTAAAATGCGACCAGCACCCGCACTTTGTGCAGATGGAGTTCAGCGGGTTTCCGTACCTGGGCATCTGGACCAAATGCGCGGGTGCGCCGTTTCTGTGCCTGGAGCCCTGGCACGGCCTGGCTGGCAGCGTGGGCCAGCCCCTGGAGTTAAGCGAGAAAGAAGGCATTCATTCAATTGGCGCGAAGGAAACTTTTGAAGCCCATTACGCCATCACCATCGGGTAG
- a CDS encoding SRPBCC domain-containing protein: protein MTVQTTVQQPLEKVWQCWTAPEHIMQWNFAADTWQCPSAVNDLQPGGRFSWRMEAKDQSMGFDYAGTYEEIMMHQKIVARLDDNRQVTVTFDSQGPATTSPKLLK, encoded by the coding sequence GTGACCGTACAAACCACCGTGCAGCAACCCCTGGAAAAAGTCTGGCAGTGTTGGACTGCGCCGGAGCACATTATGCAGTGGAACTTCGCGGCAGATACGTGGCAGTGCCCCAGCGCCGTGAATGATCTGCAACCCGGCGGCCGCTTTTCCTGGCGCATGGAAGCCAAAGACCAGAGCATGGGTTTTGACTACGCCGGCACCTATGAAGAAATTATGATGCACCAGAAAATAGTGGCCCGCTTAGATGACAACCGCCAAGTCACCGTCACCTTTGACAGCCAGGGCCCCGCAACCACCTCACCGAAACTTTTGAAGTAG
- a CDS encoding SUMF1/EgtB/PvdO family nonheme iron enzyme has product MPPTNVNVSSILEQLVEIPAGQVELRDDRTKQKWTAVVKPFWLGKYPVTQELYFDVTQEAPSLFKGRNHPVENVTWEDAVLFCNALSQMAGLQPCYALNATTEEIQVNVTANGYRLPTEAEWEYACKAGTAGARYGLLEDVAWFKGNSGRSTQPVGQKSPNAWGLYDMLGNVWEWCSDIYDQTTYGSYRIFRGGGWCDEERSVMATTRRRSHPSKFKIDDLGFRIARNQIN; this is encoded by the coding sequence TTGCCACCTACCAATGTGAACGTTTCCTCCATTTTAGAACAACTGGTAGAAATTCCGGCTGGCCAGGTAGAATTACGTGATGACAGAACCAAGCAAAAATGGACGGCAGTCGTTAAGCCTTTCTGGCTAGGAAAATATCCTGTTACCCAGGAACTGTATTTTGACGTTACCCAGGAAGCACCCAGTCTGTTCAAAGGCAGAAACCACCCCGTGGAGAACGTGACGTGGGAAGACGCCGTCCTTTTTTGCAACGCTTTGTCACAGATGGCTGGGCTGCAGCCGTGCTATGCGCTAAATGCTACTACAGAAGAAATACAGGTAAATGTGACGGCCAACGGCTATAGATTACCCACCGAGGCCGAGTGGGAATATGCCTGCAAGGCAGGCACTGCCGGCGCTAGGTATGGACTTCTAGAAGACGTGGCCTGGTTTAAAGGGAACTCTGGTAGAAGCACCCAGCCCGTAGGGCAAAAATCGCCCAACGCCTGGGGACTGTATGACATGCTGGGGAACGTCTGGGAATGGTGTTCAGACATTTATGACCAAACCACGTATGGTTCCTACCGCATCTTCAGGGGTGGCGGCTGGTGCGATGAAGAACGCAGCGTGATGGCCACCACCCGCCGCCGAAGCCACCCTTCCAAGTTTAAAATTGATGACCTGGGCTTTAGAATTGCCCGTAACCAAATAAATTAA
- a CDS encoding nuclear transport factor 2 family protein, producing the protein MRSFFLLLAFAALSFSAEAQTKKAAALALNLEAKAVEAAVVKFFDGMRAGDSTMARSVLAPQARLLSVGKGKDGVVQLRETPMQKFLEMIGTPQPKVVDERIWDVRVQIDGDLATLWCEYALYVGENFSHCGVDAFQLHRSKDGWKIFAIADTRRKENCDLKAAEAAKTRR; encoded by the coding sequence ATGCGTTCCTTCTTCCTATTGCTGGCCTTTGCTGCCCTTAGTTTTTCGGCGGAAGCCCAAACCAAAAAAGCCGCCGCGCTCGCCTTGAACCTCGAAGCCAAAGCCGTGGAAGCAGCCGTAGTCAAATTCTTTGACGGCATGCGCGCCGGCGACAGCACCATGGCTCGGTCAGTGTTGGCCCCGCAGGCGCGGTTGCTCTCAGTGGGCAAGGGCAAAGACGGTGTGGTGCAGCTGCGCGAGACGCCCATGCAGAAGTTTCTGGAGATGATTGGCACGCCCCAGCCCAAGGTGGTGGACGAGCGCATCTGGGACGTGCGCGTGCAGATTGACGGCGACCTGGCCACGCTCTGGTGCGAGTATGCCCTGTACGTAGGCGAAAATTTCAGCCATTGCGGGGTAGATGCGTTTCAACTGCACCGCAGCAAAGACGGCTGGAAAATCTTCGCCATTGCAGACACGCGCCGCAAGGAAAACTGTGACCTCAAAGCCGCCGAGGCCGCCAAAACCAGACGTTAG
- a CDS encoding N-acetylmuramoyl-L-alanine amidase, translated as MKFPAFRLLFSLSLLLLTGACTLHPYLATNKVYKKQVKRMAKTLRATPVTNPGEDSLHQGDYWVGTTNFSMRKPNYVVIHHTAQNSTEQTLKTFTTPKTQVSAHYVIGRDGKVYHMLHDYLRAWHGGNARWGTTTDLNSTSIGIELDNNGFEPFPEEMVQSLLQVLAILKKTHGIPAANFIGHSDIAPSRKVDPNPTFPWKRLAEAGFGIWYDEAAVNRLVLESQLPKESVAIAVSDSTARTGNEPGMHNPIPVYYKDFSKETPAALTDTIPASFNPKDALRIIGFDTRNMAAAVKAFKLHFIQSEVNAILTERDLKILYDLYRKSL; from the coding sequence ATGAAATTCCCTGCCTTCCGCCTGCTGTTCAGTTTGTCTTTGCTCTTGCTCACCGGAGCCTGCACCCTACACCCGTACTTGGCTACCAACAAAGTCTATAAAAAACAGGTCAAACGCATGGCCAAAACCCTGCGCGCCACGCCCGTCACCAACCCCGGCGAAGACAGCCTGCACCAAGGCGATTACTGGGTAGGCACCACTAATTTCAGCATGCGCAAACCTAATTATGTGGTGATCCACCACACGGCGCAAAACTCCACCGAGCAAACGCTCAAGACCTTCACCACGCCTAAGACGCAGGTGAGCGCGCACTACGTCATCGGCCGCGACGGCAAGGTCTACCACATGCTCCATGATTACCTGCGCGCCTGGCACGGCGGCAACGCCCGCTGGGGCACCACCACCGACCTCAATTCCACCTCCATTGGCATTGAGCTGGACAACAACGGGTTTGAGCCGTTCCCCGAGGAGATGGTGCAAAGTTTGTTGCAGGTGCTGGCCATTCTCAAGAAAACGCACGGCATACCGGCCGCCAATTTCATAGGCCACTCAGACATTGCCCCCAGCCGCAAGGTAGACCCTAACCCCACCTTCCCCTGGAAGCGCCTGGCAGAAGCCGGTTTTGGCATTTGGTACGATGAAGCCGCCGTGAACCGCCTGGTGCTGGAAAGCCAATTGCCTAAAGAGTCAGTGGCTATTGCAGTTTCAGATTCCACGGCAAGAACTGGAAATGAACCAGGAATGCATAATCCAATACCAGTTTATTATAAGGATTTCAGCAAAGAAACTCCGGCTGCGCTCACAGACACCATTCCGGCCAGTTTCAACCCAAAAGACGCGCTGCGCATCATCGGGTTTGACACGCGGAATATGGCCGCTGCGGTGAAAGCGTTTAAGCTGCATTTTATTCAGTCTGAAGTGAACGCCATTTTAACCGAGCGTGACCTGAAGATTCTGTATGACTTGTACCGAAAGAGTTTGTAG
- a CDS encoding penicillin-binding protein 1A, with protein sequence MSEEEFKQKPPRTKINKWIRNLWKLFAVGVLFTVGYFFAVDVNLFYLFGASPGLDELENPRNNLPSQIFSADGVLLGRYFRENRDPVPFDSISPVMVKALVATEDERFYEHQGIDPISVLAAVRDNLKGENRGGSTLTQQLAKNLYKLRTKNTKGPLGYVPGISTLVAKTKEWNTSIKLEQRYTKDEILGMYLNTVDFGSNAFGIKVAAKTFFSTTPDSLKPEQAAMLVGVLKAPTTYNPRFNPKNALARRNVVLQQMARNKVITPAQADSLSQIPIELKYQVEQHLDGVPAYYRQAVNEIVRKWAETKELDMYSEGLKIYLTIDSRMQRLAEEAMKEKMKSLQNRFENHWRGKNPWVDDQDKEIPGFIENAIKRTGVYQSLKAKYGSDTAAINLALNTPKKMTVFSWKGPKEMTMSSMDSLRYYKRFMRAGMMTMDPKTGFIKAWVGGIDYENFKYDHVKQAKRQPGSTFKPFVYGAAIDQGYSPCDKIQDKRVTIKYVENGKPMEWTPHNADYSISGRQMTLRHAMGRSINTVTAQLTEAIGWDTVRKFARKLGITSPLEAVPSIGLGSSDVSIYELVNAYSTFLNNGFLNKPMLVMRIEDRNGNLIEQFNPQQKRVITEETAFLMVHMLKGTMEEPGGTSQALWEYDLWKKGNQIGGKTGTTSNHSDGWYVGVTKDLVTGVWVGGEDRSIHFRTSAMGEGSKTALPIFGRFMEKVYQDPDLGIKLGVFPKAKVKINKPYNCVTPAPPRKPKVEDSTAVDTMLEQMNDSISSQF encoded by the coding sequence ATGTCAGAAGAAGAATTTAAGCAAAAGCCCCCGCGTACCAAAATCAACAAATGGATTAGAAACCTCTGGAAGCTGTTCGCGGTCGGGGTGCTGTTCACGGTGGGGTACTTTTTTGCCGTAGATGTGAATTTGTTCTACCTTTTCGGGGCCTCGCCGGGGCTGGACGAACTGGAGAACCCGCGCAACAACCTGCCTTCGCAGATTTTCTCCGCCGATGGTGTGTTGCTAGGACGCTACTTCAGGGAAAACCGCGACCCGGTTCCCTTTGACAGCATTTCGCCGGTGATGGTGAAGGCGCTGGTAGCCACTGAGGACGAACGTTTCTATGAACACCAGGGCATTGACCCTATCTCCGTGTTAGCCGCTGTGCGTGACAACCTGAAAGGCGAGAATCGCGGTGGGTCCACGCTCACGCAGCAGCTGGCCAAGAACCTCTACAAACTCAGAACCAAGAACACCAAAGGGCCGCTGGGCTACGTGCCGGGCATTTCTACGCTGGTGGCCAAAACCAAGGAGTGGAACACGTCCATCAAACTGGAGCAGCGCTACACCAAAGACGAAATTCTGGGCATGTACCTGAACACGGTTGACTTCGGGAGCAACGCCTTCGGGATTAAAGTGGCGGCCAAAACGTTTTTCAGCACCACGCCAGACAGCCTGAAACCCGAGCAGGCTGCCATGTTGGTGGGCGTGCTCAAAGCACCTACTACCTACAACCCGCGCTTCAATCCTAAAAATGCGCTGGCGCGAAGAAACGTGGTCTTGCAGCAGATGGCCCGCAACAAGGTCATCACGCCCGCGCAGGCAGATTCATTGAGCCAGATTCCCATAGAACTCAAATATCAGGTAGAACAGCACTTAGACGGCGTGCCGGCTTATTACCGCCAGGCCGTGAACGAGATTGTGCGCAAATGGGCCGAAACCAAGGAACTGGACATGTATTCTGAGGGCCTCAAGATTTACCTCACCATTGATTCGCGCATGCAGCGGTTAGCTGAGGAGGCGATGAAGGAGAAGATGAAGAGCCTGCAGAACCGGTTTGAGAACCACTGGCGCGGCAAGAACCCTTGGGTAGATGACCAGGACAAGGAGATTCCGGGCTTTATTGAGAATGCCATCAAGCGCACCGGCGTGTATCAATCCCTGAAAGCCAAGTACGGTTCTGACACGGCCGCTATTAATTTGGCACTCAACACACCCAAGAAAATGACGGTTTTCAGCTGGAAAGGGCCCAAGGAGATGACCATGAGTTCCATGGATTCTTTGCGGTACTATAAGCGGTTTATGCGCGCTGGCATGATGACCATGGACCCCAAAACCGGGTTCATCAAAGCCTGGGTGGGCGGTATTGACTACGAGAACTTCAAATATGACCACGTAAAACAGGCCAAGCGCCAGCCGGGCTCTACGTTCAAGCCATTTGTGTACGGCGCCGCCATTGACCAAGGCTATTCGCCCTGCGACAAGATTCAGGACAAGCGCGTGACCATTAAATACGTGGAGAACGGCAAACCCATGGAATGGACCCCGCACAACGCCGACTATTCCATCTCGGGCCGCCAGATGACCTTGCGCCACGCCATGGGCCGCTCCATCAACACCGTCACCGCGCAGTTAACTGAGGCCATTGGCTGGGACACGGTTCGCAAATTCGCGCGTAAGTTGGGCATCACCAGTCCGCTGGAGGCCGTGCCGTCTATTGGCTTGGGTTCCTCAGATGTGAGCATTTATGAACTGGTGAACGCCTACAGCACCTTCCTGAACAACGGTTTTTTAAATAAACCCATGCTGGTGATGCGCATTGAAGATCGCAACGGCAACCTGATTGAGCAGTTCAACCCCCAGCAGAAACGGGTAATCACCGAGGAAACCGCCTTCTTGATGGTACATATGCTCAAAGGCACCATGGAAGAACCCGGCGGAACGTCTCAAGCACTCTGGGAATATGACCTCTGGAAGAAAGGCAACCAGATTGGCGGCAAAACCGGAACCACCTCTAACCACTCAGACGGCTGGTACGTGGGCGTGACCAAAGACCTGGTGACCGGCGTGTGGGTGGGCGGCGAAGACAGAAGCATCCACTTCCGGACCTCGGCCATGGGCGAAGGCTCCAAGACGGCCTTGCCTATCTTCGGGCGGTTCATGGAGAAAGTGTACCAAGACCCAGACCTCGGCATTAAGTTAGGCGTGTTCCCCAAGGCGAAAGTCAAAATCAACAAGCCCTACAACTGCGTAACCCCGGCCCCGCCGCGCAAACCTAAAGTAGAAGACTCTACCGCCGTAGACACCATGCTGGAACAAATGAACGACAGCATCTCGTCGCAGTTCTAA
- a CDS encoding type II toxin-antitoxin system RelE/ParE family toxin has protein sequence MAAVIWTAQALEDINAIAEYIAADSPKYAAITVQKFFSKAAMLETLPNSGRVVPELNNPSIRELLEGNYRIIYQITPQGQVQVLTVHHSARQLPPI, from the coding sequence ATGGCTGCAGTAATCTGGACAGCGCAAGCCTTGGAAGACATAAATGCCATTGCCGAGTACATTGCGGCAGATTCACCCAAGTACGCAGCTATCACTGTCCAAAAATTCTTCAGCAAAGCCGCTATGTTAGAAACGCTCCCAAATTCTGGGAGAGTGGTGCCTGAACTGAATAATCCTTCTATCAGGGAATTGCTGGAAGGAAATTATAGAATTATTTACCAGATTACGCCTCAAGGGCAAGTTCAAGTTTTAACCGTACATCATAGCGCCAGGCAATTGCCACCTATTTAA